One Ferviditalea candida genomic window, AATCATCGCCCGCCTTGACGCATCTGACAAGCGAGCGGGAAATCAATTGCAAGCCGTGATAGGCTGCGGCTGTGGACAGAGGGTTTTTGCTTATGGAATACAGCGCCTCAATGCAGTGGGCGACCGCATTCATTCCTGTCCCGGCTGTTATGGAAGGGGGAAGAGTTAACGTCAGTTCGGGATCATACAAAGTTACCTTGGGAGTCACCTTCGCATCCTTAACGGTGACCTTTCGGATCACCCCGTTTTGCAGGCGGGTAACCCCATAGACCGGAGTCATCTCCGACCCGGCATAGGTAGTAGGTACCGCAATGACAGGAACACGCGGTTGGTCTGTCGGCAGCGAGCTCCGTCCGATCTCTTGAGTTTCCTGTTCCAGGGTGTGGCTGATCGCTTTGGCCATTCCGATCGGACTGCCGCCACCCATCCCGATAACGGCATCGACGCCTTTCTTTTTGGCTAACTCCAATGCCTCTGACAGTTGAGCTTCAAGGACGTGCGGGCGAACCGTTCCATAAACGACCGCCAGACGATCGGACAGATTTTCGCAGAAGGCGGCAAACTCTTGTCGCGACAGCATGCTGGGGGTCGTACAAATCATCAAGCGCTTCCACCCGTAGCGGTCCACTATATTTTTCAAATTTCCCAGCGAACCGGGTCCGAATATCACTTCTTGGGCTAAAAACAAATATTGGAATGATGTCATAAAGCGGACCCTTCTGAAGCCAACTTCGGCTTTCCAACCGACTGAGGCTGTTTCAGCTTGAAATCATATCTGCATGTGCAAAACGGCTTGTTTAACCCCCGCTCTTGAATTTGTTCAGGATCGTCATGCCGTTCCATATTCATGATCAACGAATGCTTCACCGCCCCGATGGCGTCAGACCCAAGGTAAGGATCCCCAGGGACGAACAGCATCGTTGTCAAGGGAACATGCCCCTCACAGGACACTTTGAAGTGAATGTGCGCCGGCCTCCAGTCGTGTCTCCCCAGAGCATGAAGCAACCGTCCGACGGGGCCCCCTT contains:
- a CDS encoding iron-containing alcohol dehydrogenase family protein is translated as MTSFQYLFLAQEVIFGPGSLGNLKNIVDRYGWKRLMICTTPSMLSRQEFAAFCENLSDRLAVVYGTVRPHVLEAQLSEALELAKKKGVDAVIGMGGGSPIGMAKAISHTLEQETQEIGRSSLPTDQPRVPVIAVPTTYAGSEMTPVYGVTRLQNGVIRKVTVKDAKVTPKVTLYDPELTLTLPPSITAGTGMNAVAHCIEALYSISKNPLSTAAAYHGLQLISRSLVRCVKAGDDLEARTEMMQGAFLAGGALSNVAMGLHHGICHVLGGTTGISHGDANSVMLPHVIRFNLDTAPHELAMAAEAIGVKRDGSSPEAAAIAAADQLEQWAQEMGMPRRLRELGVGNNQLPELAELAYKNQTVHNNPKKITDKEQLLELLELAW